AGCCATTTCTGGACCCTCATCATCTCTCCTTGAGGTTGGGTGTAGGCCGCTGAAGCCTGCCTTGTAGTAGTGGTGCCAGAGGCCTGGATTGGGAGCCATTGGAGGGGGTCAAAGAGCCCATGTTGGCAGGGTTGGCTGGGGAGGACAAGGGTGTCAACTGGGGGGGCACCGGCAAGGGGGTGTGGTGGCCATTTCAGAACCCTCCCAATCTCTCTTTCCTTGGGTGTAGGCCCTGAAGCCTGTCTGGTAGTTCAACTCATGGGGTTGCTAAGGGATGGGCCAGTgtagagggggaagggggagtgtaGGGGAATCCCCTGCAAGAGTTAATCTCTGTTGTTCGGGGTGGGGGGCCCGATCCAGATCAGCAGCATCAAGAGGGTCCTGGAGGAACTGAAGATGCGGGTGGTGGAGGTGACGGACGATGGGGCCACCTTGGACGGCAGCGACGTGCTCTTCACAGGTGAGTGCCCCAGCCCTGGCGGCGACGGGACAAGTAGCCATGGCTTGAACCCTGGGTGTgaaccagcagggggcggtgtggAGCAAACTGTCTTCCTGTAACCCCCTAGTCCTCATtcatttcccagagctggggagagaacccaggagtcctggctccctgccctgcccccctcctgcctcATTCTAAGGGCATTGGTCAATTCCCAGCTGCACTGGGAGGTtggttagggggtggggggcaaggggaggtggggctgatGGGGCACCCgaggggccagctccagcttggGTGCATCTGAGTGAAGCCAAAGCAATGGGAGCTAATTTGGCCATGGCATCTCGAGGGTTAATGAGCCTTGTCCCGCCCCTTCCTGTCTCCTTACAGGTCGAGAGTTCTTTGTGGGCATCTCCAAATGGACCAATCACCGAGGGGCGGAGGCGGTGGCGGATGCTTTTCGGGTGAGCTGAAATTTTGGCAGGGTCAGGgatcgaacccaggagtcctggctcccaccccgcaactctcccttttcccagggctgcaagtcgggactgaggggcaccggcagagctggggggggggcagggctgggctaacgggctgcgggtcgggagtgaggggcaccggcagagctgagggggcagggctgggctggcaggggctgcaggtcgggagtgaggggcaccggcagagctggggggggcagggctgggctggcaggggctgcgggtcgggagtgaggggcaccggcagagctggggggcagggctgggctggcaggggctgtgggttgggagtgaggggcaccggcagagctggggggcaggactgggctggcaggggctgtggggcaccggcagggctggggtccaTGCATGTGTTTTTCTCACCCTTCCCCGGGTGCCAGGATTTTGCTGTCTCCACGGTCCCCGTGACGGGCTCCTCCCATCTGAAGAGTTTCTGTAGCATGGCTGGGCCGGACACAATCGCCATTGGAAGCAGTGAGGCTGCCAAGAAAGCCATGAGGGTAACGGGGCCTATACCGGGCTGGGTGGGCCCAGGGGGGCTGAGGTGTGGTGGTAGCTGTgggatactgggctgggtggGCTCCGGGAGGCCGAGCGGTGGTGGGAGCGGTGGGATACCGGGCTGGGTGGGCCCGGGGGGCTGAGCGGTGGTG
The sequence above is a segment of the Mauremys mutica isolate MM-2020 ecotype Southern chromosome 12, ASM2049712v1, whole genome shotgun sequence genome. Coding sequences within it:
- the LOC123344907 gene encoding N(G),N(G)-dimethylarginine dimethylaminohydrolase 1-like isoform X2 encodes the protein MRAHTGGISSIKRVLEELKMRVVEVTDDGATLDGSDVLFTGREFFVGISKWTNHRGAEAVADAFRDFAVSTVPVTGSSHLKSFCSMAGPDTIAIGSSEAAKKAMRSMEQLTDHHYDTLTVPDDPAGNCVYVRLGPKGCALLHRSPEEFPSSLQLFQKLADLTLIPAACSEVAKLGGTLSSCSLLINKKLDR